In Osmerus eperlanus chromosome 17, fOsmEpe2.1, whole genome shotgun sequence, a single genomic region encodes these proteins:
- the rad51ap1 gene encoding RAD51-associated protein 1 — translation MERPSRKTKVVNYSVVDQDFDDDEDFAFVKAPPSKKARDCMKDLEQEKPNKSSSKSSSQESDAQSLGCKPRVPVDEKLYNRDLEAALTLSLLQNSDLTEKHCSTNQDVKNQPQTDYENTDPALHLTNCSVDINVLGLDKITSEQGSLCGLSRQRKSACTATEKQRSMLKDEDEDYQPKVTIDAESDDDFSDQAKSEDEEFSLKKAKKTNKKEKIPKKERRKPPLVSRKGTLATTKPSIVKPHLTTNPTMVKSQTAAKPAPVSRHPSTPPLSRSTGSVSPTPAGGRIPKWNPPAQIGGSPGASQNASGKSPGQGLRLGLSRRMRVKPLHPSVAIH, via the exons ATGGAGCGACCGTCAAG GAAAACGAAGGTTGTAAACTATTCTGTAGTTGATCAAGACTTCGATGATG ATGAGGATTTTGCCTTTGTGAAGGCACCACCCAGCAAAAAGGCAAGGGACTGTATGAAAGACCTTGAGCAGGAAAAGCCCAATAAGTCTTCAAGCAAGTCATCAAGTCAAGAGAGTGACGCACAGTCTCTTGGCTGCAAGCCAAG AGTACCAGTGGATGAGAAGTTGTATAATAGAGATTTAGAGGCAGCTCTTACACTCTCCTTACTCCAGAATTCCGACCTAACAGAGAAACATTGTTCTACTAATCAAG ATGTAAAGAACCAGCCACAAACAGATTATGAAAATACAGATCCAGCATTGCACCTTACAAACTGCAGTGTGGACATCAACGTTTTGG GCCTTGACAAGATAACAAGTGAGCAGGGATCCCTGTGCGGCCTGTCCAGACAAAGAAAGTCTGCCTGTACAGCTACCGAGAAGCAGAGGTCCATGCTgaaggatgaagatgaggacTATCAGCCTAAAGTAACAATAG ATGCGGAAAGCGATGATGACTTCAGTGATCAAGCAAAGAGTGAAGACGAGGAGTTTAGTTTAAAGAAagcaaagaaaacaaacaagaaagagaaaatacCCAAAAAAGAGAGACGTAAACCACCACTGGTCTCCAGAAAGGGAACGCTGGCTACAACAAAGCCATCCATAGTGAAGCCACACTTAACAA CAAATCCTACAATGGTCAAAAGTCAGACTGCGGCCAAACCTGCACCCGTATCAAGgcatccttccacccctcctctgtccAGATCTACTGGCTCTGTTAGTCCaactccagcagggggcagaatACCCAAATGGAATCCTCCAG CTCAGAttggaggaagtccaggggcatcCCAGAATGCCTCAGGGAAGTCCCCTGGGCAGGGTCTACGGCTTGGATTGTCCCGTCGCATGAGGGTCAAACCTCTACACCCCAGTGTTGCCATCCACTGA